One segment of Hydrogenothermus marinus DNA contains the following:
- a CDS encoding AtpZ/AtpI family protein — translation MSDFFKDIKEKINKLEQKKEKNIWYALTYIGSISIIFLLPVVLGAYIGWWLDGSYKIGKTSWTITGILIGIFIGIYNIYQIVYKKDIKDFK, via the coding sequence ATGTCAGATTTTTTTAAAGATATAAAAGAAAAGATAAATAAATTAGAACAAAAAAAAGAAAAAAATATATGGTATGCTCTTACTTATATTGGAAGTATAAGTATTATCTTTTTACTTCCTGTTGTTTTAGGAGCATATATTGGCTGGTGGCTTGATGGAAGCTATAAAATTGGTAAAACTTCTTGGACAATAACAGGAATTCTCATAGGAATTTTTATTGGCATCTATAATATATATCAAATTGTTTATAAAAAAGATATAAAGGATTTTAAATGA
- a CDS encoding F0F1 ATP synthase subunit epsilon, whose translation MKLLTLNFITPEKKESYKAKFISLEDKVGSLGIYPNHERYITVLNRSIGYFIDENESKNFFAYDYGILKVENNSVSIITRIFLKGNSVESLKEELEKKSSRIDIYEKQLRENIKILERTILKNIVEIERS comes from the coding sequence ATGAAGCTATTAACCCTTAATTTTATAACTCCAGAAAAGAAGGAAAGCTATAAAGCAAAATTTATTTCTCTTGAAGATAAAGTTGGAAGTTTAGGAATTTATCCTAACCATGAAAGATATATAACAGTTTTAAATAGATCCATTGGTTATTTTATTGATGAGAATGAAAGTAAAAATTTTTTTGCTTATGATTATGGAATTTTAAAAGTAGAAAATAACTCTGTATCTATAATTACAAGAATATTTTTAAAAGGAAATTCAGTTGAAAGTTTAAAAGAAGAATTAGAAAAAAAATCTAGTAGAATTGATATATATGAAAAACAGTTAAGAGAAAATATAAAGATATTAGAAAGAACAATTTTAAAAAATATTGTAGAAATAGAAAGGTCTTAA
- the atpD gene encoding F0F1 ATP synthase subunit beta, translating into MSGKIVAIRESVIDVSFPENDIPFIREILIVEETQTKLEVQLLKENNIVSCIVLGKSIGISKSMKVRRTRKYLTVKVGDEVLGRTLNVVGEPIDKLGEINSDKEYPVYRDPPKITEESEKKEILETGIKMVDLLTPFVKGGKVGLFGGAGVGKTVLLTEFIFRMIKIHKGISVFAGVGERIREAHELWHELKRVNVLDKTVLVLGQMNEPPGIRSRTIFPALSISEYFRDEKNTDVLFLVDNIFRYAQAGMEVSTLLGKLPARAGYQPTLKEEIASVEERITSTKKGSITSVQAIYVPADDITDPAPSSTFPHLDSIVILSRERAAKGFYPAIDPLLSNTKVLDPEIVGMEHYNVANLVRYHLQRYKDLEDIINMLGIEELSQEDRLIVQRARKLERFLTQPFFTTEAFTGKKGKNVPLKETIKGCKEIIDGKYDDIDEARFYMIGVVDEAINP; encoded by the coding sequence ATGAGTGGTAAGATAGTAGCTATTAGAGAAAGTGTTATAGATGTTTCATTTCCTGAAAATGATATACCATTTATTAGAGAAATTCTTATAGTTGAAGAAACTCAAACAAAACTGGAAGTGCAACTTCTTAAAGAAAATAACATAGTTTCTTGTATTGTTCTTGGGAAAAGTATTGGAATTTCAAAAAGTATGAAAGTAAGAAGAACAAGAAAATATCTAACAGTTAAAGTTGGAGATGAAGTTCTTGGAAGGACTTTAAATGTAGTTGGAGAACCAATAGATAAACTTGGAGAAATAAATTCAGATAAAGAGTATCCAGTCTATAGAGACCCCCCTAAAATTACTGAAGAATCAGAAAAAAAAGAAATTCTTGAAACTGGTATAAAAATGGTTGATCTTCTTACACCGTTTGTTAAAGGAGGTAAAGTAGGACTTTTTGGCGGTGCAGGAGTTGGAAAGACAGTTTTATTAACAGAATTTATATTTAGAATGATAAAGATACATAAAGGTATATCTGTTTTTGCAGGTGTTGGAGAAAGAATAAGAGAAGCACATGAACTTTGGCATGAACTTAAAAGGGTTAATGTTTTAGACAAAACTGTTTTAGTTTTAGGACAGATGAATGAGCCTCCAGGGATAAGATCTAGAACTATATTCCCTGCTCTTTCTATATCAGAATATTTTAGAGATGAAAAAAATACAGATGTTTTATTTTTAGTTGATAACATCTTTAGATATGCCCAAGCTGGAATGGAAGTTTCTACATTACTTGGAAAACTACCAGCAAGAGCAGGTTATCAGCCAACATTAAAAGAAGAAATAGCATCTGTAGAAGAAAGAATAACCTCTACCAAAAAAGGATCTATTACATCTGTTCAGGCTATATATGTACCTGCAGATGATATAACAGATCCAGCACCTTCAAGTACTTTTCCTCATCTTGATAGTATCGTAATTCTTTCAAGGGAAAGAGCCGCAAAAGGATTTTATCCAGCAATAGATCCACTTTTATCAAATACAAAAGTTTTAGACCCTGAGATAGTTGGCATGGAGCATTATAATGTTGCAAATCTTGTTAGATATCATCTTCAAAGATATAAAGATTTAGAAGATATTATCAATATGCTTGGTATAGAAGAACTTTCTCAAGAAGATAGACTTATAGTTCAAAGAGCAAGAAAGTTAGAAAGATTTTTAACTCAACCATTTTTTACAACAGAAGCTTTCACAGGAAAAAAAGGTAAAAATGTACCTTTAAAAGAAACTATAAAAGGCTGTAAAGAGATTATAGATGGTAAATATGATGATATAGATGAAGCAAGATTTTATATGATAGGAGTTGTAGATGAAGCTATTAACCCTTAA